In the Ignisphaera cupida genome, TAAACTTGTTGAACAAGCAACACTGAAAGAGCTGCTAGAAGAGCCTTTGCATCCATATACACAAGCATTGATATCAGCAATACCAGTACCAGATCCAAAAGCCAGAGAAACAAGAAAATTAATTCTGTCAGGTACTACACCATCTCCACTAAACAAACCACAGGGATGCCCACTAAGCAACAGATGCCCCTTCGCAATGGATATTTGTAGAAAAGAAGAGCCACAACTTAAACAAGTAAGTCCAACACATTTTGTTGCTTGTCACTTGCGATAGAAGTAGCAGCAAAATAAATAGTTTTAACGGTTCTATTTTTGAAGTTAAATTAGTTTAAATAATTTAAATTAAGAAAAAAATTTAAGGGGGTGCAAAACAACACCTATTATAGTGTGATAAAAATGTTAAAAAAGAAGAAAATGAAGTATCCAATAATAACTATAGTAATATTAATAATGGCTGTTCTTGCTGCACCTCTTCCCCTATTAACTGCTGAAGCTGGTGGCACATTTCATTTAGTTGCTTGGTATGTGCTGCCACCAACAATAACATGGAATCCGTTTGCAAGTGGAAGCGCAATAGGTGGTGCTCAGGGGCTTATAGGATCTGCATGTATAGCTCCTCTATATGTTTTCGAGGCTTATCATGGCTATTTGTTACCCATTTTAGCTAAGGATCTAAGCATTAACTTGGCTGAGGGATATCTCGAAGTTAAGTTATTTAATGACAACAAGTGGTTTGATGGCAAATCCACATATCCGTTTACAGCAAAGGATGTGTGGACATATTATACGATTCAATGGAAAATATTTAGAAACTTCCTTCCATGGCTTTTAGACGTTAGGATTGTAGATGATTATACCATTAGATTCTACTTCAATAAATCAATGATTTCAATTAGAGCACCATTATATGATCCAAAAACAGCAAAAGTTGATACATCTAAAATCTATGACTATAGTTTCACAACAAACTTTTGGTATCAAGGACTTTTCCAGTTGTTGACATGGGGAGTCTCAACACCATATACAATCTTCGGAAAATATGCAGAACAAGTAGCTGATATCCCCATTAATGAAATACCGACTAGACTTAACTTAACAAAACTTCAAAACGATATTAGAAACATGCCTATGGATACACCATGGTGTAATGGCCCATTCTGGCCAGATCCTGCGACATTAACAACAACTGGTGTTAAAGTAGTTAAGAATCCTGGTTATAGATGGTCTAAATACATCAAGTATAGTGGGGGTGAAATACTATTTGCCAGAGCTGAAGAGCAAATGGTTGGCTGGTTGATGGAAGGAAAAGACCTGTTGACATGGCATGGCATATCACCACTAGCATTAGCAGAAGTGGATAAGGCATCAACTGTGAAGGGAGCTTATCTAGAGGGTTTGGAGGTGCAAGGAATATGGTTCAACATACTAAAGTATCCATTTAACATAACAGAAGTTAGACAGGCCCTAGTACTACTTATAAACAGAACAGAGGCTGCAAAAGCATTTCCACCTGTAACATTAGAGTACAAAGATTTGGTTACAGGTATTCGAAGTTCTGCAGAATTACCTGATTGGATTAGGGATAATCTTTATGATTGGAGCTATAATCCTCAGAAAGCATATCAGCTTTTGCAAAGCGTAGGATTTAAGAGAGGACCTGATGGAAAATGGTATACACCAGATGGAAAGCCATTCCACTTTGAGGTAATGTGTGTATCTGCATGGGCTGATTGGGTATCACAAGCAAGCAATCTTGCTGCTCAGTGGCAAGCACACGGTATTGATGCTGTAGCAAATTGTGTAGATGTGGGTGTCTACAATACATTATGGAATAATCTCCAATTTGATGTAACACTACATTGGGATGTGATAAATCCAGCATCAATAGCAATGGCATATACAGGCTACTTAAATAGATATTGGGTTGCATGGTCTTATCTAGGTCAAATGTACATGAACTATACATGGCCAGTGCCGCTAAAGAATGGCACAACCATATATGTTAATCCATGGTTCGAGCAGCAAAAACTACAAGCACTTGTTCCAGGAACGCCAGAGTTTTGGAGCACTATAGCAAAGTTAACCTGGTTCTGGAACTACTACATGCCAACATACCCAATATGGGTATTCAGAAGAGGTTGGCAAGTAAGCATAGCAGAATCAAACTTTGCTCAATTATTAGGAGCACCAGACGACAAATTAGACGTTAAAGGGTACACACAGTATGCATGGGGTATAAGTAAAAGCTGGGTCGCTACAGCATGGTATTGGGGTATGTACTCAGTCTACGTA is a window encoding:
- a CDS encoding ABC transporter substrate-binding protein encodes the protein MLKKKKMKYPIITIVILIMAVLAAPLPLLTAEAGGTFHLVAWYVLPPTITWNPFASGSAIGGAQGLIGSACIAPLYVFEAYHGYLLPILAKDLSINLAEGYLEVKLFNDNKWFDGKSTYPFTAKDVWTYYTIQWKIFRNFLPWLLDVRIVDDYTIRFYFNKSMISIRAPLYDPKTAKVDTSKIYDYSFTTNFWYQGLFQLLTWGVSTPYTIFGKYAEQVADIPINEIPTRLNLTKLQNDIRNMPMDTPWCNGPFWPDPATLTTTGVKVVKNPGYRWSKYIKYSGGEILFARAEEQMVGWLMEGKDLLTWHGISPLALAEVDKASTVKGAYLEGLEVQGIWFNILKYPFNITEVRQALVLLINRTEAAKAFPPVTLEYKDLVTGIRSSAELPDWIRDNLYDWSYNPQKAYQLLQSVGFKRGPDGKWYTPDGKPFHFEVMCVSAWADWVSQASNLAAQWQAHGIDAVANCVDVGVYNTLWNNLQFDVTLHWDVINPASIAMAYTGYLNRYWVAWSYLGQMYMNYTWPVPLKNGTTIYVNPWFEQQKLQALVPGTPEFWSTIAKLTWFWNYYMPTYPIWVFRRGWQVSIAESNFAQLLGAPDDKLDVKGYTQYAWGISKSWVATAWYWGMYSVYVWMSYGILEPPSQPLAWPPTTPPLNPYEKLPSEAKIIKITEIVKPAPTPTPTPTPTPTPTPSPTPTIAPTITTTVTTVVTQTIERTVTTISTM